A region from the Mycolicibacterium litorale genome encodes:
- a CDS encoding cytochrome c oxidase assembly protein produces the protein MSTVAVKADSSRRTSPVWPVLVGVAVLAGVVAAGIGALSLADALTTTGLPDPGPVTTYGLPFVRAAGEIAAVTAVGAFLFAAFLVPPQPNGVLDVAGYRALRLGTAASAVWTVCAVLLVPLTVSDVSGQPLRDHLNPLEIWSVAGLVDVAGAWRWTALLAAVVTLASLPVLRWAWTPPLFAGSLLTLMPLVLTGHSSSGGAHDLATNSLLIHLVAGSLWAGGLLVLLVHALRGGEHGAVAARRFSALALWCFVAMALSGVINALVRISPADLFRTEYGVLVLAKVVALAVLGVLGYLQRRKGVAGLTADPDRRGPLVRLALMEAALFGLTFGIAVGLGRTPPPPPGQQPSPVEVEIGYDLAGPPTASRILFDWRFDLILGTAAIVFAAVYLAGLWRLRRRGDAWPVGRTVAWLLGCATLLITTSSGLGRYMPAMFSVHMVAHMLLSMLVPILLVLGAPVTMALRALPTAGKGQPPGPREWLLAALHSRVSRSLTHPIVALTLFVAGFYGLYFGGIFEAGAGDHAAHVLMNIHFLLSGYLFYWVVIGVDPTPRRIPQLAKLAIVFASLPLHAFFGVVLMGMQTVLAEGFYRSLDLGWHNDLLGDQKLGGSIAWAAGEIPLVLVLLALLIQWRRSDNRDAKRLDRAAERDHDADLTAYNAMLAELARREGR, from the coding sequence ATGAGCACGGTCGCGGTGAAGGCGGACAGCAGCCGCCGAACGAGCCCGGTGTGGCCGGTGCTGGTCGGTGTGGCAGTGCTGGCCGGCGTCGTCGCCGCCGGGATCGGTGCGCTGTCGCTGGCGGATGCCCTGACCACGACCGGCCTGCCCGATCCGGGGCCCGTCACCACCTACGGGCTGCCCTTCGTGCGCGCCGCGGGCGAGATCGCCGCCGTGACGGCCGTCGGCGCGTTCCTGTTCGCCGCGTTCCTGGTGCCGCCGCAACCCAACGGTGTGCTCGACGTCGCCGGCTACCGGGCGCTGCGGCTGGGCACGGCGGCGTCGGCGGTGTGGACGGTGTGCGCGGTGCTGCTCGTCCCGCTGACCGTGTCGGACGTGTCGGGGCAGCCACTGCGCGACCATCTCAACCCGCTCGAGATCTGGTCGGTCGCCGGCCTGGTGGACGTGGCAGGCGCGTGGCGGTGGACGGCGCTGCTGGCCGCCGTGGTGACGCTCGCCAGCCTGCCGGTGTTGCGGTGGGCCTGGACTCCGCCGCTGTTCGCCGGTTCGCTGCTCACCCTGATGCCGTTGGTCCTGACCGGGCATTCGTCCTCCGGCGGCGCACACGACCTGGCCACCAACAGCCTGCTCATCCACCTCGTCGCCGGCTCCCTGTGGGCCGGTGGCCTGCTGGTACTGCTGGTCCACGCGCTGCGCGGCGGTGAGCACGGCGCGGTGGCCGCGCGCCGGTTCTCCGCGTTGGCGCTGTGGTGCTTCGTCGCGATGGCGCTCAGCGGGGTGATCAACGCGCTGGTGCGGATCTCGCCCGCCGACCTGTTCCGCACCGAGTACGGCGTCCTGGTACTCGCGAAAGTGGTGGCGCTCGCGGTGCTCGGCGTGCTCGGCTACCTGCAGCGCCGCAAGGGCGTCGCCGGTCTCACCGCCGACCCCGACCGGCGGGGCCCACTGGTGCGGCTGGCGCTGATGGAAGCCGCCCTGTTCGGGTTGACGTTCGGGATCGCGGTCGGGCTCGGCCGCACGCCGCCGCCCCCGCCGGGGCAGCAGCCGTCCCCGGTGGAGGTCGAGATCGGATACGACCTCGCCGGCCCGCCGACCGCGTCCCGGATCCTGTTCGACTGGCGGTTCGACCTCATCCTCGGCACCGCGGCGATCGTGTTCGCCGCGGTCTACCTGGCCGGGCTGTGGCGGCTGCGGCGGCGCGGCGACGCGTGGCCGGTCGGTCGCACCGTCGCCTGGCTCCTCGGCTGCGCGACGCTGCTGATCACCACCTCCTCCGGTCTCGGGCGCTACATGCCGGCGATGTTCAGCGTCCACATGGTCGCGCACATGCTGTTGTCGATGCTGGTGCCGATCCTGCTGGTGCTCGGTGCGCCGGTGACGATGGCGCTGCGCGCACTGCCGACGGCGGGCAAGGGGCAACCGCCGGGCCCGCGGGAGTGGCTGCTGGCGGCGCTGCACTCCCGGGTGTCGCGGTCCCTCACCCACCCGATCGTCGCGCTCACGTTGTTCGTCGCGGGTTTCTACGGGCTCTACTTCGGCGGCATCTTCGAGGCGGGCGCCGGCGACCACGCCGCGCACGTGCTGATGAACATCCACTTCCTGCTCAGTGGTTATCTCTTCTACTGGGTGGTGATCGGTGTCGATCCGACCCCGCGACGCATCCCGCAGCTGGCCAAACTCGCGATCGTCTTCGCCTCGCTGCCGCTGCACGCGTTCTTCGGCGTGGTGCTGATGGGGATGCAGACGGTGCTCGCCGAGGGCTTCTACCGGTCGCTGGACCTCGGGTGGCACAACGATCTGCTGGGTGACCAGAAACTCGGCGGCAGCATCGCCTGGGCGGCGGGGGAGATCCCGCTGGTGCTGGTGTTGCTCGCGCTGCTCATCCAGTGGCGGCGCAGTGACAACCGCGATGCCAAACGGCTGGACCGGGCGGCCGAGCGTGACCACGACGCCGACCTGACCGCCTACAACGCGATGCTGGCCGAGCTGGCGCGTCGCGAGGGCCGCTGA